From the genome of Hymenobacter sp. PAMC 26628, one region includes:
- a CDS encoding glycoside hydrolase family 99-like domain-containing protein — protein sequence MTRALRAIAIYLPQFHPVPENDEWWGKGFTEWANVAKSKSRFPGHYQPHLPADLGFYDLRLADTRQQQAEMARQYGIEGFCYYHYWFNGRRILERPFQEVLASGSPDFPFCLCWANENWTRRWDGQDKEVLLKQEYGEQDDRNHMRALAPAFADARYIRVDGKPVFVVYRTDLLPDVQRTVATWRDEARQLGIGELYLMRMNTWGPHPDPQTLGFDAAVEFQPDWPNLPERQYGSLFSRVLNKAGVKPSAYINNKIVDYSEVTRAMMAREVPGYKLFPSVTPAWDNSARRKAGADIFVDSTPAKYEAWLRHIVKRFVPYSPEENFIFINAWNEWAEGNHLEPCQRWGHQYLEATARVLLAASKDAEA from the coding sequence ATGACTAGGGCCTTAAGAGCAATTGCTATTTACTTGCCGCAGTTTCACCCAGTTCCCGAAAACGATGAGTGGTGGGGCAAAGGGTTTACAGAGTGGGCTAATGTAGCGAAGTCAAAATCCAGGTTTCCGGGTCATTACCAACCCCATTTGCCTGCTGACCTAGGCTTCTACGACCTGCGTCTGGCAGATACGCGGCAGCAGCAAGCGGAAATGGCGCGGCAATACGGCATCGAAGGGTTTTGCTACTACCACTATTGGTTCAACGGGCGACGCATTCTGGAGCGGCCATTTCAGGAGGTATTGGCATCGGGTAGTCCCGACTTTCCGTTTTGCCTGTGCTGGGCTAATGAGAACTGGACCCGGCGCTGGGACGGCCAGGATAAAGAAGTGTTGCTGAAGCAAGAGTACGGCGAGCAGGACGACCGAAACCACATGCGCGCTCTGGCCCCAGCTTTTGCCGACGCCAGATACATCCGCGTCGATGGCAAGCCGGTGTTTGTTGTGTACCGCACCGACCTGCTGCCCGATGTGCAGCGTACCGTGGCTACGTGGCGGGATGAAGCGCGGCAGTTAGGCATTGGTGAGCTGTACCTGATGCGCATGAACACTTGGGGCCCGCACCCCGACCCACAAACGTTGGGCTTCGACGCTGCCGTAGAGTTCCAACCTGACTGGCCAAATCTGCCCGAGCGGCAGTACGGCAGCCTGTTCAGTCGGGTATTGAACAAAGCTGGAGTAAAGCCTTCCGCTTACATCAACAACAAAATCGTTGATTACAGTGAAGTCACCCGAGCGATGATGGCCCGCGAAGTGCCGGGCTACAAGCTGTTTCCTAGCGTTACCCCGGCCTGGGATAACAGTGCCCGGCGCAAGGCAGGGGCGGATATTTTCGTCGATTCGACTCCCGCCAAGTACGAGGCCTGGCTGCGCCACATTGTGAAAAGATTCGTTCCGTACTCTCCCGAAGAAAACTTCATTTTCATAAATGCTTGGAATGAG